A window of Geotrypetes seraphini chromosome 16, aGeoSer1.1, whole genome shotgun sequence genomic DNA:
tgcctaaacttagggctccttatactaagctgcgatagcggttttagcgcgcgcttagcatgCACAGAATTGCCGCGCGCACAAGACGCTAACaccagctggcgttagttctagctgcatagcatggatttagtgcgtgctaaaattgTGCGCGTGATAAACACGTTATCAcagctaagtaaaaggagcccttagtcacctacctaacttaaattttttttaactggcTTTACTGGCATCAATAAATGAAAGTGCCATAAGATTTTCCAATTTCAAGCTTTTATGAATAATTAGCCAGTAGGGCCCAAATTTTATAAccaactagataagcgcctatctaaattgaatagcaagctcaattaagctttttaatcaacactaattgaaatgtaggcgcctatcaagaaagagcgattctgtaacaaggcgcctttaaaaatgtaggcggccttcaaaaaaataggcgctatgcatgataggcgtgggtgtggcttcgcattaggcgccttgttacaggatcgctgctcttaagcgtgcttgagcgctcgcatgggcgcctaacttttagttgtgcctagagctggcctatttattgggcacctccaaaataggtgatGCTCAGCGTGATTCcctaaacagcgcccaattttacttgaatcacactGAACGGTGTCTaatttggcacctaacttttcagcgcttcttatagaatttgcccttagaaacatagaaagatgacggcagaaaagggctatagcccatcaagtctgcccactctactgacccccccccatTAGGTCTGGGTGCTAATGTCCTAGTTCCTtatctcgaccctcgtaaggatcccactggatgtcccatttattcttaaagtcaagcacgctggtggccttgagcacctgtactggaagcttgttccagtgatctactactctttctgtgaagaaatacttcctggtgtcaccattaaatttccctcctctgagtttgagcgggtgtccccttgtgaccgagggtgcctaactcagtaggcccctaccacttcaaggtaggcaTATGTATCAAGGTGCCTACCCTCAAGTAGGTAAAGCTAAAGATAGATTTGGGGAAGAGTATGAGCATGGactgagttaggtgccagtattttagGCTATGAAAACCTAAGTATGATTCTACAAATagtgcctaactttgattgataTTTGGTAGGTGTTACTTTTCTAGGCGCCTACTAAgagaggcaccatttatagaatctggccaggTTTGTATTGTGATTAAGTTATTAGGGCTAAACCTTGCAGTCAAAGCTACGAAACGATGCATGCTGGGAAAGTGATGTGACTGCTGTATCTTTGCACTGGTTAATTAATGTGTTAGAAGTTCTCACTTTATGCCGATTACAGGTTAAACGGTGGATTAATGGCTTCTGAAAATCAAACCGCTGTGATTGGATTTATACTTATGGGATTCTCGGACCAGTCTCCACAGATTCAACAATTGCTTTTTCTTGTGTTGCTTCTGTTCTATGTGCTTGCTGTGATGGGAAACCTGCTAGTCCTTATCACCCTTACAGTTGACCCTTTCCTCCACATGCCCATGTATTTCTTCCTCAGGAATTTGTCCTTTGTGGAGATTTGTTTTACAACAGTTACTATCCCCAGAACACTGGTGAATCTTTTGTCTGATGATGGAAGCATCTCTTTTCTGGGATGTGCCTTgcaaatgtatttcttctttttctttggtAGTGAAGAATGCATGCTTCTGGGTATCATGGCCTTTGATCGCTATATGGCAATATGCAAACCCTTGCATTACTCCACTATTATGAGCAGTAGAAAGTGTGTTTATATGGCTATGGCTTCCTGGATTATATCGATTGTGATGCAGTTTGGACAAATCACGTTCATAATGAGTTTGCCT
This region includes:
- the LOC117350755 gene encoding olfactory receptor 10A7-like, encoding MASENQTAVIGFILMGFSDQSPQIQQLLFLVLLLFYVLAVMGNLLVLITLTVDPFLHMPMYFFLRNLSFVEICFTTVTIPRTLVNLLSDDGSISFLGCALQMYFFFFFGSEECMLLGIMAFDRYMAICKPLHYSTIMSSRKCVYMAMASWIISIVMQFGQITFIMSLPFCKSNVIHHFFCDVPPVLKLSCTDTYFNDIVRLATAVFFLLIPFLIIVSSYVYIISTVLRMNSREGRSKAFSTCSSHLAVVTLFYGTTMLAYLQPDTGSADPRVFAVFYCLINPMLNPLIYSLRSKEVKGALRRIWGKHSLHAIKL